The proteins below are encoded in one region of Bacteroides uniformis:
- a CDS encoding sulfatase family protein: protein MKHFSPLWSLIPGAALIAGCGSQPKDKTSEHSPQKPNVVYLIADDLGIGDLSCYGATKVSTPNIDRLAGQGMQFTNAYATSSTSTPSRFGLLTGMYPWRQKNTGIAPGNSELIIDTACVTMADMFKEEGYATAAVGKWHLGLGPKGGTDFNHSIKPNTQDIGFDYEYIIPATVDRVPCVFVENGHVVGLDPNDPITVSYDHKVGDWPTGLENPELVKMKPSQGHNNTIINGIPRIGWMTGGKSALWTDEDIADVITDKAKNFITAHKDEPFFLYMGTQDVHVPRVPHPRFAGKSGLGVRGDVILQLDWTVGEIMHTLDSLGIADNTIFVFCSDNGPVIDDGYQDQARELLNGHTPMKHYRGGKYSAFDAGTRIPFIVRWPNGIKPGKQQAPFSMIDVYASLAALLDHPLEAGIAPDSRDQLNNFLGTDTAGCDYIVQQNLDNTLSIIQGDWKYIEPSDKPALEYWTKIEMGNAPQPQLYNLSIDPSEKDNVAEAHPDKVKTLSALLEEVKEAKNQSERE, encoded by the coding sequence ATGAAGCATTTTTCCCCCTTGTGGTCTCTGATTCCCGGTGCAGCCCTGATAGCGGGATGCGGAAGCCAACCTAAAGACAAGACTTCGGAGCACTCGCCGCAGAAGCCCAATGTAGTATATCTGATTGCTGATGACCTGGGTATCGGCGACCTGAGCTGTTACGGTGCCACCAAAGTAAGCACTCCCAACATTGACCGCCTTGCCGGACAAGGCATGCAGTTTACCAACGCTTATGCCACTTCTTCCACCAGCACCCCTTCCCGCTTCGGCCTGCTGACAGGCATGTATCCCTGGCGACAGAAGAATACCGGCATTGCTCCGGGCAATTCCGAACTCATCATCGATACCGCCTGCGTCACTATGGCCGATATGTTCAAGGAAGAAGGCTACGCCACTGCAGCAGTGGGCAAGTGGCACCTCGGCCTGGGTCCTAAAGGCGGTACAGACTTCAACCACTCCATCAAACCGAACACCCAAGACATCGGCTTTGACTATGAATACATCATCCCCGCTACCGTCGACCGCGTTCCCTGCGTCTTTGTAGAGAACGGACATGTAGTGGGTCTCGACCCCAACGACCCTATCACTGTGAGCTACGACCACAAGGTCGGTGACTGGCCCACCGGTCTCGAAAACCCCGAACTCGTCAAGATGAAACCCAGCCAGGGGCACAATAACACCATCATCAACGGCATCCCCCGCATCGGCTGGATGACCGGCGGCAAATCCGCCCTTTGGACAGACGAAGACATTGCCGACGTGATTACAGACAAAGCTAAGAACTTCATCACAGCCCATAAAGACGAACCTTTCTTCCTTTATATGGGTACGCAAGATGTACATGTTCCCCGCGTGCCACATCCGCGTTTCGCCGGCAAGAGTGGTTTGGGCGTACGTGGCGACGTCATCCTCCAGCTGGACTGGACCGTGGGTGAAATCATGCACACTTTGGACAGCCTCGGCATTGCCGACAACACCATTTTTGTATTCTGCAGTGACAACGGTCCCGTCATAGACGACGGCTATCAGGACCAGGCACGCGAACTGCTGAACGGCCATACTCCCATGAAGCACTACCGCGGCGGGAAGTACAGCGCTTTCGATGCCGGTACCCGCATTCCCTTCATTGTACGCTGGCCCAATGGCATCAAGCCCGGCAAACAACAAGCCCCCTTCTCCATGATTGATGTATACGCTTCACTCGCCGCCCTGCTGGACCATCCGCTGGAAGCAGGCATCGCTCCCGACAGCCGCGACCAGCTCAACAACTTTCTGGGAACCGACACTGCCGGATGTGACTATATTGTACAACAGAATCTGGACAATACACTCTCCATTATCCAAGGAGACTGGAAATACATAGAGCCCAGCGACAAGCCGGCACTGGAGTATTGGACGAAAATAGAAATGGGCAACGCCCCGCAGCCCCAACTGTACAATCTTTCCATTGATCCGTCCGAAAAAGACAATGTGGCAGAAGCCCATCCGGACAAGGTAAAAACGCTCTCTGCCCTACTGGAAGAGGTGAAGGAAGCAAAGAACCAAAGTGAAAGGGAATAA
- a CDS encoding hybrid sensor histidine kinase/response regulator transcription factor, protein MRTFIIRLLLVSVSMIAATLQAQNITFNHLTTDDGLSQFSVNSLYIDENGVLWIGTREGLNRYDGEDIQTYKLQKNDPYSLFCNTVLRMAGNRNGKIYLLCTEGVAEFNLATQRFTTLLQGNVHSIYYKEALFIGKQNEIYRYNEQTGNFDLYYQLPGKSLEICCMHLDKGQMWIGTTTDGAYRLQLDKNELTHPILKGNITSIYQDSEGELWIGSWEEGLHHVKTDGTIEIFEYDAKNPYSISSNFVRACCEDNLGNIWIGTFNGLNRYDKSTGLFQNHTASDAQSDGLTHSSIWCIVKDNQGTLWLGTYFGGVNYFNPEYEIYSRYMYSPIEKKGLSNPVVGRTIEDKDGNLWIGTEGGGLNYYNRRTREFKWFRPEIGPNSISHNNIKALYYDASKDIIWIGTHLGGLNRLDIRSGRFTHYRMEAGNPETLPSDIIRDIAPYQDHLVIATQNGICLFDPANGKCQQLFQDSKEGKKIKMVADVTFDSNGTLWIAATGEGVFSYRFDTGKLTNYRHDTADPHSISNNNVNNITQDSKGNLWFATSGSGLDLYRPASNDFENFDQAKNGLSSDCIYETEESPTSGKLLLITNEGFSIFDYRQKAFLNYSAENGFPMTAVNENALCVTRDGEIFLGGTQGMISFHEMELNFTPKPYKIILSRLIVNGTEIQVGDETGILQQALYCTPEITLNADQSMFSIEFATSNYVAANKDDIIYKLEGFSNDWNSARGLHNITYTNLNAGTYNLIIKPNGKDESLCPQVHLTIHVLPPYYKTPLAYLIYLIVTGILLWYLVRTYKSRIKLRESLKYEQKHIRDVEALNQSKLRFFTNISHEFRTPLTLIVAQVETLMQLQNFTPAIYNKVLGIYKNSIQLRELITELLDFRKQEQGHMKIKVSPHNIVNFLYENYLLFLEYASAKQISLYFEKETDSLEVWYDQKQMQKVINNLLSNAVKHTKAEDSITLSIKTEGSNAVIRVTDTGSGIDAREVDKIFDRFYQIDQMDSTDASKTGTGIGLALTKGIVELHHGTIRVESELGKGSSFIVNLQLGNAQFDEEQINKNADSVQQIEIPKPENDALLKAELEESAPIKRLPDAKILIVEDNDSIRDMLAGIFKPFYEVLTAADGAEGLALVRSEMPNIVVSDVVMPNMSGTELCKQIKSDFNTCHIPVVLLTARTAIEQNIEGLRIGADDYITKPFNTNLLISRCNNLVNSRILLQEKFSKQPQAFVQMLATNPIDKEILDRAMAVIEQHLDDTEFNVNVFAREMAMARTNLFTKLKAITGQTPNDFILTIRLKKGALMLRNNPELNITEIADRIGFSSSRYFSKCFKDIYHVSPLAYRKGENGGEESTEDSEETS, encoded by the coding sequence GTGCGAACGTTTATCATCCGGCTGCTTCTTGTTTCAGTAAGCATGATTGCTGCAACCCTGCAGGCGCAGAACATCACCTTCAACCATCTGACAACCGACGACGGTCTGTCACAATTCTCCGTGAACAGCCTTTACATCGATGAAAACGGTGTCTTATGGATTGGAACCCGAGAAGGCTTGAACCGTTATGACGGAGAAGACATACAAACTTACAAGCTGCAGAAGAACGACCCTTACAGCCTTTTCTGCAACACCGTGCTGCGCATGGCCGGCAACCGTAACGGAAAAATCTACCTGCTCTGTACGGAAGGAGTAGCCGAGTTCAATCTTGCCACCCAAAGATTCACCACCCTGCTGCAAGGAAATGTACACAGCATATATTACAAAGAGGCCCTTTTCATCGGAAAACAGAATGAAATCTACCGCTATAACGAGCAGACCGGGAACTTTGACCTCTATTACCAGCTTCCCGGAAAAAGTCTGGAAATCTGCTGTATGCATCTGGACAAAGGACAAATGTGGATTGGAACGACCACCGACGGAGCATACCGCCTGCAACTGGACAAGAACGAGCTGACCCACCCCATCCTGAAAGGCAACATCACCAGCATATACCAAGACAGCGAAGGCGAGTTATGGATTGGCAGCTGGGAAGAAGGGCTGCACCATGTAAAGACCGACGGAACCATCGAAATCTTTGAATACGACGCAAAGAACCCTTACAGCATCTCTTCCAACTTCGTGCGAGCCTGCTGTGAAGACAATCTGGGAAACATCTGGATTGGGACATTCAACGGATTGAACCGGTATGACAAAAGTACGGGACTCTTCCAGAACCACACTGCCAGTGATGCCCAGAGCGACGGACTGACACACTCTTCCATCTGGTGCATCGTAAAGGACAACCAAGGAACGCTGTGGCTGGGGACCTACTTTGGCGGCGTCAACTACTTCAACCCCGAGTACGAGATATACAGCCGCTATATGTATTCGCCCATCGAAAAGAAGGGGCTGAGCAATCCGGTTGTAGGCCGCACCATCGAAGACAAGGACGGCAATCTGTGGATTGGCACCGAAGGGGGCGGACTGAACTATTACAACCGCCGTACCCGTGAGTTCAAATGGTTCCGCCCGGAAATCGGTCCCAACAGTATTTCCCATAACAACATCAAGGCTCTCTATTATGATGCCTCCAAAGACATCATCTGGATAGGAACCCATCTGGGCGGACTGAACAGACTGGACATACGCTCGGGGCGATTCACACACTACCGCATGGAAGCAGGTAATCCGGAGACCTTGCCTTCCGACATCATCCGCGATATCGCGCCTTACCAAGACCACCTGGTGATAGCCACCCAAAACGGAATCTGCCTCTTCGACCCTGCCAACGGGAAATGCCAACAACTGTTCCAGGACAGCAAAGAAGGCAAAAAAATCAAGATGGTGGCAGATGTCACTTTCGACAGCAACGGTACGCTCTGGATTGCAGCCACGGGCGAAGGTGTGTTCAGCTACCGTTTCGATACCGGCAAACTGACCAACTACCGCCATGATACTGCCGACCCACACAGCATCAGCAACAACAATGTAAACAACATTACCCAAGACAGCAAAGGCAATCTGTGGTTCGCCACTTCGGGCAGCGGACTGGATTTATACCGCCCTGCCAGCAACGACTTCGAGAACTTTGACCAAGCGAAGAACGGCCTTTCCAGCGACTGTATCTATGAGACGGAGGAATCCCCCACCAGCGGCAAACTGCTGCTCATCACCAACGAGGGCTTCTCCATCTTCGACTACCGGCAAAAGGCATTCCTGAACTACAGCGCCGAAAACGGTTTCCCGATGACTGCCGTCAACGAGAATGCCCTTTGCGTGACCCGTGACGGAGAGATATTCCTGGGAGGCACGCAGGGAATGATTTCCTTCCATGAAATGGAGTTGAACTTCACGCCGAAACCCTACAAAATCATCCTCTCCCGCCTCATTGTGAACGGAACGGAAATACAAGTGGGAGATGAGACCGGTATCCTGCAGCAAGCCTTGTACTGCACCCCCGAGATTACGCTCAACGCTGACCAGTCCATGTTCAGCATAGAGTTTGCCACTTCAAACTATGTAGCCGCCAACAAAGACGACATCATCTATAAGCTGGAAGGCTTCTCCAACGACTGGAACAGTGCCCGTGGACTGCACAACATCACCTATACCAACCTGAACGCCGGAACCTATAACTTGATTATAAAGCCCAACGGAAAAGACGAGAGCCTTTGTCCGCAAGTCCACCTGACCATACACGTGTTGCCTCCCTACTACAAGACTCCCCTTGCCTATCTTATCTACCTGATAGTGACGGGAATCCTGCTCTGGTATCTGGTGCGTACCTACAAGTCCAGAATCAAGTTGCGTGAATCACTGAAGTACGAACAGAAGCACATCCGTGACGTAGAGGCCCTGAACCAGTCAAAGCTACGTTTCTTCACCAACATTTCCCATGAATTCCGCACCCCGCTGACACTCATCGTGGCCCAAGTGGAAACGCTGATGCAACTCCAGAACTTCACGCCTGCCATATATAACAAGGTACTGGGCATCTACAAGAACAGCATACAGCTACGGGAACTCATCACCGAGCTGCTCGACTTCCGCAAGCAGGAACAAGGGCACATGAAGATAAAGGTAAGTCCACACAACATCGTGAACTTCCTATACGAAAACTATCTGCTTTTCCTGGAATATGCCAGCGCCAAACAAATCAGCCTCTACTTCGAGAAGGAAACAGACAGCCTCGAAGTATGGTATGACCAAAAACAGATGCAGAAAGTGATAAACAACCTGCTGTCCAACGCCGTCAAGCATACCAAGGCGGAAGACAGCATCACCCTCAGCATCAAGACCGAAGGCAGCAATGCCGTCATCCGCGTAACCGATACCGGCAGCGGCATAGATGCCCGGGAAGTGGACAAGATATTCGACCGCTTCTACCAGATAGACCAAATGGACTCTACGGATGCAAGCAAGACGGGTACGGGTATCGGCCTGGCATTGACGAAGGGTATCGTGGAGCTCCATCACGGCACCATCCGTGTGGAAAGCGAACTGGGCAAAGGTAGCAGCTTCATCGTAAACCTGCAATTGGGGAACGCACAGTTTGACGAAGAGCAAATAAATAAGAATGCAGACAGTGTGCAACAAATAGAAATTCCCAAACCGGAAAACGATGCCCTGCTCAAGGCGGAGCTGGAAGAGAGTGCTCCCATCAAACGACTCCCGGATGCAAAAATCCTGATAGTGGAAGACAACGACTCCATCCGCGACATGCTGGCAGGTATCTTCAAGCCCTTCTACGAAGTGCTGACTGCGGCCGACGGAGCGGAAGGACTTGCACTGGTGCGCAGCGAAATGCCCAATATCGTAGTCAGCGACGTGGTGATGCCCAACATGTCGGGAACGGAACTGTGCAAACAGATAAAGAGCGACTTCAACACCTGCCATATTCCCGTGGTACTGCTCACGGCACGTACTGCCATCGAACAGAATATCGAGGGACTGCGCATCGGTGCGGATGACTATATCACCAAGCCGTTCAACACCAATCTATTGATTTCGCGCTGCAACAACCTCGTGAACTCGCGCATCCTCCTGCAGGAGAAGTTCAGCAAGCAGCCGCAAGCCTTTGTACAGATGCTTGCCACCAACCCCATAGACAAGGAGATTCTGGACCGTGCCATGGCAGTCATCGAGCAACATCTGGACGATACGGAATTCAACGTCAACGTCTTTGCCCGTGAAATGGCAATGGCACGCACCAATCTGTTCACCAAGCTGAAGGCTATCACCGGACAAACTCCGAACGACTTTATCCTGACCATCCGCCTGAAGAAAGGCGCTCTGATGCTGCGCAACAATCCGGAGCTGAATATCACTGAAATTGCGGACCGGATCGGTTTCAGTTCTTCACGCTATTTCTCCAAATGCTTCAAGGACATTTACCATGTCAGCCCACTGGCCTACCGCAAAGGAGAGAATGGAGGAGAGGAAAGTACGGAAGACAGTGAAGAGACATCTTAA
- a CDS encoding phosphotransferase enzyme family protein produces the protein MKDLLSIVSHFQMQGTVREIKPLGSGLINDTYKVTTVEADAPDYVLQRINHAIFQNVEMLQSNIEAVTGHIRKKLEEKGEADVERKVLHFIPTAEGKTYWYDGENYWRIMTFIPRAKTYETVNPEYSYYAGTAFGNFQAMLADIPDTLGETIPDFHNMEFRLKQLRDAVAADAAGRVQEVRYFLDEIEKRADEMCKAERLYREGKLPKRVCHCDTKVNNMMFDEDGTVLCVIDLDTVMPSFIFSDYGDFLRSGANTGLEDDKNLDNVNFNMEIFQAFTKGYLESGKSFLLPIEIENLPYAAALFPYMQCVRFLADYINGDTYYKILYPEHNLVRTKAQFKLLQSVEEHTPEMKKFIDSCI, from the coding sequence ATGAAAGACCTTTTATCTATTGTATCTCATTTTCAAATGCAGGGTACGGTTCGTGAAATCAAGCCTTTAGGCTCAGGCCTGATTAACGATACGTACAAAGTGACCACCGTTGAGGCCGATGCGCCGGACTATGTTCTGCAACGTATCAATCATGCCATTTTCCAGAATGTAGAGATGTTACAGTCTAATATCGAGGCTGTGACCGGGCATATCCGTAAGAAGCTGGAAGAGAAAGGAGAGGCCGATGTCGAGCGTAAAGTGCTTCATTTCATCCCCACGGCCGAAGGGAAAACCTATTGGTATGACGGTGAGAACTACTGGCGTATCATGACTTTTATTCCCCGTGCCAAGACTTACGAGACGGTGAACCCCGAATATTCCTATTATGCGGGAACTGCCTTCGGTAATTTCCAGGCTATGCTTGCCGACATTCCAGATACATTGGGCGAGACAATTCCCGATTTCCACAACATGGAGTTCCGCCTGAAGCAACTCCGTGACGCTGTGGCTGCCGATGCTGCGGGACGTGTGCAGGAGGTGCGGTATTTTCTGGATGAGATAGAAAAACGCGCTGATGAAATGTGTAAGGCAGAACGTCTGTACCGTGAAGGCAAACTGCCCAAACGGGTATGCCACTGTGATACGAAAGTAAACAACATGATGTTCGACGAAGACGGTACGGTGCTTTGTGTCATTGACCTGGATACGGTGATGCCCAGCTTCATCTTCTCCGATTATGGCGATTTCCTTCGCTCAGGTGCCAACACGGGGTTGGAAGACGACAAGAATCTGGATAATGTGAACTTCAATATGGAAATATTCCAGGCATTTACCAAGGGTTATCTGGAATCGGGCAAATCCTTCTTGTTGCCGATAGAGATTGAGAATCTGCCTTATGCGGCTGCCTTGTTCCCATACATGCAGTGCGTACGCTTCCTGGCAGATTATATCAACGGTGATACTTATTATAAAATCCTGTATCCGGAGCACAATCTTGTGCGTACCAAGGCTCAGTTCAAACTGTTGCAGAGCGTGGAGGAGCATACACCGGAGATGAAAAAATTCATTGACTCATGTATCTGA
- a CDS encoding carbohydrate-binding family 9-like protein has protein sequence MYLKKFLMTIAAALCMLPLSAINPQNSKMKELNVKKVSAANIPVESVPALLDEEKVAFQPVNTVNWAAFPYTPDVEFRIAHTEDAILLHFKVREASVRAVAGHDNGPVWEDACVEFFSVPADDGVYYNMECNCAGTLLIGAGAGRGNRQHAPQEVLDKVQRWASLGREAFDERVGECAWEVALVIPYSAFFLHDITSLDGKTLRANFYKCGDKLQTPHFLSWNPIGLEKPNFHCPEFFGTLHFE, from the coding sequence ATGTATCTGAAAAAGTTTTTAATGACGATAGCGGCAGCTCTTTGCATGTTGCCGCTATCTGCAATTAATCCCCAAAATAGTAAAATGAAAGAATTGAATGTAAAGAAAGTAAGTGCGGCCAATATACCGGTAGAGTCGGTTCCGGCTCTTCTGGATGAAGAGAAGGTGGCGTTTCAGCCCGTAAACACAGTGAATTGGGCTGCTTTTCCTTATACTCCCGATGTGGAATTCCGCATAGCGCATACGGAAGATGCCATTCTGCTGCATTTCAAGGTAAGGGAAGCGAGTGTACGCGCAGTTGCAGGCCACGATAACGGTCCGGTTTGGGAAGATGCGTGTGTAGAGTTCTTCTCTGTGCCTGCCGATGACGGAGTGTACTACAATATGGAGTGTAATTGTGCCGGGACTCTGCTTATTGGGGCAGGTGCCGGACGTGGAAACCGCCAGCATGCCCCGCAAGAGGTGCTCGATAAAGTACAGCGTTGGGCTTCTTTGGGACGTGAGGCTTTCGACGAAAGAGTAGGTGAGTGTGCCTGGGAAGTGGCCCTGGTCATCCCTTATTCCGCTTTCTTCCTGCATGACATCACTTCGTTGGATGGAAAGACGCTCCGTGCCAATTTTTATAAATGCGGTGACAAGCTCCAGACTCCCCATTTCCTTTCCTGGAATCCGATAGGTCTGGAGAAGCCGAACTTCCATTGCCCGGAGTTCTTCGGTACCCTGCATTTCGAGTAG
- the lpxA gene encoding acyl-ACP--UDP-N-acetylglucosamine O-acyltransferase, with translation MISPLAYVDSTAKIGKNVTIQPFAFIEGNVEIGDDCIIMSGAKILHGTRMGKGNKVHHNAVLGAEPQDFHYTGENSMLIIGDNNDIRENVVVSRATHAGSATRIGNENYLMDGVHLCHDVQIGNHCVLGIKTTVAGECQIDDCTILSSNVILHQYCHIGSWVLIQAGCRISKDVPPYIIMNGNPAEYHGINAAVLQHKHQVSERVLRHIVNAYRLVYQGNFSVQDALQKIEDQVPMSDEIHNIINFIKNSKGIVK, from the coding sequence ATGATAAGTCCGTTAGCTTATGTAGATTCTACCGCAAAAATCGGCAAGAATGTAACCATCCAGCCCTTTGCATTTATCGAAGGGAACGTGGAAATCGGTGATGACTGTATTATTATGTCGGGGGCAAAAATTCTGCACGGTACCCGCATGGGAAAAGGGAACAAGGTGCATCACAATGCCGTTCTGGGTGCCGAACCGCAAGACTTCCATTATACGGGAGAGAACAGCATGCTGATTATCGGTGATAATAACGACATCCGCGAGAACGTGGTTGTCAGCCGTGCTACCCATGCAGGAAGCGCCACCCGCATCGGCAATGAAAACTACCTGATGGATGGTGTACACCTCTGCCACGACGTGCAGATAGGCAACCATTGTGTACTGGGTATCAAGACTACCGTAGCCGGAGAATGTCAGATAGACGACTGCACCATTCTGAGTAGCAACGTCATTCTGCACCAATACTGCCACATTGGAAGTTGGGTACTGATTCAAGCTGGCTGCCGCATATCAAAGGATGTGCCGCCCTATATCATCATGAACGGTAATCCGGCGGAATACCACGGTATCAACGCTGCTGTGCTTCAACACAAACACCAGGTGAGCGAACGTGTATTGCGCCATATCGTAAATGCCTACCGTCTGGTATACCAGGGAAACTTCAGCGTGCAGGATGCCTTGCAGAAGATTGAAGACCAAGTACCGATGAGTGACGAGATACACAATATCATCAACTTCATCAAGAATTCCAAAGGAATCGTGAAGTAA